The Diorhabda carinulata isolate Delta chromosome 4, icDioCari1.1, whole genome shotgun sequence genomic interval AGTTTTAGAATTTTATCAGAGGCATTAACATTTTGTTGGTGCTAAGTTATATGCAGAGAGAATGACTGAGTTGATTATAGGGATCATTTGTTTTCTCAAGTATTTAGTTTAatatatgttgaaataattaaacatactaacaaaacatttttattgaattctataTCTACCATCTATTATTTAAACCTATACAGTAAACCATCCGGGCATATTTTGtctatctttatttttatttaaaaattcttgataaCCTTCTTTGGCTTGCTTCAAAGCTTTCTCATGATCTTCATGTTccttgttttcaatattttcaaataaatctggAAATTGGAATTCTTCACCtttcatctaaaaataatttactgataGAGCATAAAAGTTGATTTATACAGTATACATTGTGGAACAGTCAAATGGAATAAATTGGTCGACAGGTCATTACATAAGTATATAATTAACACACTAAAAAAACTAGAATGCATACAAGGCAAACATAATTCATACTAAGGCCTAgtgtttaaaatttcaaattataacataaattaCAACCACCCTAGATACACAtataccatatatttttatgaattgtttGTTTGAGACCCCAAGGGAAGCCAGACTTTTGACAATCTGCCACTTATGTTGAGATAATCCttaatctattaaaaattcaacttATTTAATTTCTCTAATTTGGTATTTGGCAGATAAAAGTGTAATAACAAGATGTAAATATTGGTTGAAATACTTTAGGCACTCTTAGTTTGTTGGTAGGCAATAATAATAACCAACAGTATATCCTAAAGAGGTCCTGTGAAGCTTTACCAgtgatgtttaaaaaaattttattattatactattcaatttattataactgTCCCTATTCATCTTCTCTTCTTTCTTCCTCCATAATTACTTCTTTCCTCTTCTCTTTTATATTCTTCaaggttatattttttttttcttgttgttaAAGGAAAGCTGTTGATTGTGTCTGTATGATATTATCAGGTCCAGCTTAAAGTCTTCCcatgtatttttcttttcttccttAATCATTTTTTGTGTGTGCTTTACACCCATAAGAGTAGATAGACATAAAGATAGAGTAAATAGAAGTGTTATAATTGTTTGGGTATTtacattttgtaaatttgaataagtgAATGATCAATAGATTCAtgtttaatttggaaaaaatatgaatacgATTATGTTTATTATGAAAGAGATAGATAGGCATTACATCTAACTTACCAATGTTATATATGCATATTTAATATCATCATCCTTAATAACATATCCTTGAGTAGGTTCTCTTCGCGTTTTCGGCATATGAATTCTAGTTCGTACATCTGCACACTTTATgttgtaaattttttccatatagtttttaatatcatatttagtCATTTCCATTGAACATGAAAATACTACAACATTAGAAGGTTGGGCGTGCGGAGGCCTCACAAGTTTCATCCagaaatttggtaaaaaaactCGTAATTGAGGCCCTCCTTTCTGATACAAAGGAtaccttaaaataataattatttaaatcttaTGAACAACACAGTCTTCTAATACATATAGgtatgatttaaatattttctacaaaaaaagacGTATACATGTAGCCATCATTTGGAAGTGCAAATTACTTACCAACGAGTAGACATGTTTAAGCAAAATTAAATAAGGTGCACttttattatatgaattataGATTCATGTTTTTTGgctatattcttcttcttttttaacggTTTAAATGATATCGATATACTTAGACTATACAGTCAGTTACTGTTCTGCTACTCTTCCTATTCTCACCAACAAAGCATCTATTAGAACTGACAACCAGTAGGAATTTTCAATTCGCTTTCTTAAAAACGAcagcaattttttaaaaatcgatacTAATTAATGCGTTTCTATACTCTTCGCATACCATTTATCAAAAGGAAAGATAAATATTACTTTCTGATATTTGCATGAATCGATCTCGATTCCTTGGAAAGAAAAAGAATCATTTCTTGTCCTTTCtcaacaattaaaattatttttaattctcttaaaacaattaaaaactattaagaGAATACAGAATCGTGTATAGTCCTTTAAGATCGTTTTGACGTGCTTGTGAAGCTTCTGGGAGACaaatagtttaaaatttttttattatgtttaggACGTTCCGACTAagtaaaaccaaacaaaattcaattaaattatcttCCAATAAGTATGTTAGAATATAATttaagtaataattttattgggTTTAATGTGATAATCATAAACTTTAGCAAATTGTCGTAAAAGATAAAGACGATGtaataaaattagttgttttaCCGAAAAAATCTGCGGAAAACcagaagaataattttaattttacttagGGTTTGGTAAAAAAGTTCGTTTTCAGGTCCGCCAAATCTCCTCAGAAATAAAAGCTCCGTAGATGTTTCCTACAGCTGCTCTGCATACTGTAACGCTATTTCTAGAACTTTGTGTCCTTCGCTGTGTGAAACTACGTAAGCACTGAGAGTGAGGACTAGTGTCGGGTAGCTAGCGGATGTGATGGGATTGACGGCGGGGTGGAATGCAGCGCTCAGAAACAAAGAGAAAGTCCGGTTGTCGTCCTGTCGCCTCGCACGCGAATACAGTGCGTACAGTCAAGAAAAGGATCGTGCACAGACTACTATTGAAAATCATGTTATTATGTCATATCATTTTTGTAACGcaccaccaaatattttactaacgCCGCTGAATATGATTTTaccattcgttaatatttatgtcaACGCTCAAAACGACTCGTAAGCCATTCCACTTGGGTTTACGATTTTATACGGGATTGTCGTGAATGCTTAGTGGAATTCATCTAGAAAGACTCGTTGGAATTTTTGTTCATAGACCTAATATTCAAAATAGAGAGAGCGCCGTAAGAGCTGATTCAAATGGCCCGAACTACTAATAGAGAGGGAAAGGGCATCGGTATACCattctctatttatttttcctttattttgatttgaagttTCTAGTGGTGGTAACAATAAAAGAAGataacaagttttgattttaatggcGGGTAGAGAGAGATAGATAGTGGTAAACCAATGGTCTTTCTCTTTCTTCCAGTAGCTTTGGAGCTCCCTTCAACTTCATAATATTATAACCCAGCAGAGGATTACTCCAGTGTCAGGAATCCAGGAGAGTCTCTCGCGTCAGCTCAATACCAGTTTTGATTACATCGTTTTTTGATTTGGTATtcatatattgatataaataaatgaaaatcaatatgaaatttattaaatttatggGTTGAACCTCAACGTTTCCGGCTCCTTTTTGAAGCTATTGTCAATAACAAGGTTTCAATCTGGTCACTTCGTGTGTCAGCGTATTATGAATTGCTTGGACCTAATCTAACTGTTTCATGATCTGAATAAactatttgataataattaataatgctATAGATGTTGATTAGCACTCTTGACCGAACTTAACTCGTTCAAGACGCATCCTTCGAAGAACTATGCATTCCGTAAAGTACTTCCATCACCCCTCCCACCCATCATGTCCAACGAGGTCGGTAGCCTTTAATATTTTCCACTGATCTTTCTACTTTTCTATGgttattttattcaaagtaGTGCTAcacattaaaattcaatttttttctgttagaCTGTCTCAGTAGGGCTTGAATATTGGTTGTGCGGTATATTTATATCTTCTTCAGTGGCGGAGTGTTGCGTCTTCAATGAAtgccatatatatatatatatatatatatatatatatatatatatatatatatatatatatatatatatatatatatatatatatatatatataacaaattatatacaATGATTAACATGtatgaatattatataatttcgaaactaaaatttttagaaattgaatGTAGTTAATTTGCGGAGTAAATGcttgaatttcaaataaatttcccAGATTAAAGCTAGCTATGATCTAGTAAATTCACCTATTAATCTCATAGAACATGTgcttttgacaaatgacagaaaataattattttgatcttAGACAGATATATTTGTTGTGTGTAGTTTTGTTGAGCAAAAATGGCAGAGCCCGAATTAAATGTAGACAGTTTAATACAAAGATTATTAGAAGGTAATTATTTCGATCTCAATGCTTAATATCTCATCATAAATCTATAAATGACAATATCCTTTCGCCTTGcatgattttttaataagacGCTGTTACAAGAACTCAGCATTGAACTGTCATTTCCATATTTTGCACTCAATCTCTCAAAATACCCCAACtgtgaataatttcaattcgtatttaactattttactcatttaagtttattatttaaacgGTATTCTAGAATTTCATGTTGAATATTCGTGGgggtattttatatttagtttacTAACATTTTTCTGATGGTTTAGGAGTAAAGGGGGTATACTTAAAATGCAATAGGAGAATTATCATTACGTTgagaataaactaaaaatgaaaaatgtattatcaacAATCGAGCATAAAAATGtcgatttatttattcataatactTAAAGTTCTTTATAAtgtttaattatgaaaaataatgttggAATTTGTACATTATTTAACTCTATTTAACATACatagagaatattttttcactgTTAATGACAAGTAATCTAggtaatttaacaaatattaaagTACAATTAATCATTCCTTTGTCATATTTaggattatttatttataatttttttatgctgTGTAGCTGAATTTTATCTTCACATcagtcaataaaaaaatagtgtgACCTTTTTAAACTCATTTATGCATGGAAAAATAATAGACTACTTGATATAATTGTCAGGAAGTTGTTTTTGATTCAATATACACTATGATAAAAGCTATATAATTGTGGAAGATTACATACAGCATATGTTCAttttacgaaattatttttaattacatgtTGAAactatttcaattgaaattctCAAATgagatcatttttttaaatagcacATTCTGTTTCTTAAATAGGGAAATATTCTTATGTATAACTAAAATTACATTCAAAATTCTGCACagcaattttatattaatgcCATACTACTTTAGCTTTCTAAAATTTTAAGGTGATTAGACAAAGTTAATTACAGTTAAAGTGTTAGAACCAATGATGAACtcattgaattatttctttttatgttttattcaacattagttaaaattttatattatggtTAGTTAGTCCCACTATTATAATGTTCTAAAATCATCTTTAGTAAAATTAGACATATATtcagttatatttattattgttgtattAACTCATATGTGACTTGCTAggaatcatatatttttaaacattatgaTGAATAGGATTATTTAGTAGAATCAGTTTATCTCTTATCTCGTCAATTAGGAATCTTTAGTCACAAATCATGATATATCTCTAATAATTACCAaacaagatttaaaaaaatttaaatgtaatgagttcatacttttttaaaataaaaagtggtAGTGATGAGCACACGCGGGCGAGAATAAGCTCGTCCTGCTAAATATACACCTCTAGATAAATCCACGGATGGATGTGAAACAAGACATTTCACTCCCCAGTCATCCAGACTGGTTAGGCTCATGTTATTTAGCGTTGCGGTTTCGCGTGTAGACTCCTTCCTCTCCCTTaagttctatgggagattctgggaGGTCTTCTTTTCTTGTTAAGGGTAATGTGAGTGTTTTCGTTGCCTTGGATAAACCCTTTCCAACCTTTTTCGACAAGAAAAGATCTAATTAGAGTGCTTCTTTGCCATCTTTACagctgtccccgatgtataacttGGTATTGGCTTATGAAGTACGAAGTTACTGTGTCAATGATTGACTCAGAAACCAAGGATCTTTTATCTTAAtgatagtttttaataatttcttattttagtCATTTATAACCTTGACATACTAATCAGTCCCACTTTAGGGCTACTTTAGTTAGAATACAATTCACAAATGAGAGTTTATTTCCTCTTACAAAACGTTTTTATGtatctttatttcaaaaataattgtgatAAGAAAAAATGGCATCCTAAACAATTCTATAAATCTTTAAACAATGCATATAGCAGCAAATTTgagtatatttaaaattataccaAATCACAAGGATTCTATGTAATGAATACTGGTTTTATGccagatttatttaataatatatctaTTTTGTAGTAAGGGGAATGCGCCCGGGAAAATCGGTGCATATGACTGAATCAGAAGTACGTGGTTTATGCTTGAAATCTCGAGAAATATTCTTGCAGCAACCCATTTTGCTCGAACTAGAAGCGCCGCTCAAGATTTGTGGAGATATCCACGGTCAATATACAGATTTATTGCGACTCTTTGAATACGGCGGATTTCCACCTGAAGCCAACTATCTATTTCTCGGGGATTATGTCGATCGCGGAAAGCAGTCCTTGGAAACCATTTGCTTGCTGCTCGCCTACAAGATTAAGTATCCAGAGAATTTCTTTTTGCTCAGGGGCAACCATGAATGTGCATCTATCAACAGGATTTATGGGTTCTATGATGAATGTAAGTTCtattatattaacaaatatttcagttttattttatagtatgtatggggttttaattttattattaactaattCCTTTGTAGGTGGATCAAATATCCTAGTTATTTTATGTTGATATTCAatgttttaaaacatattttccaaGTAAAACAAGTGTAATTTTACTCTACTAATAATACTTTCAGGTAAAAGAagattcaacataaaattatggaaaactTTTACCGATTGTTTCAATTGCTTGCCCATATCAGCTATTATTGACGAAAAGATATTTTGCTGCCATGGGGGATTAAGTCCTGACTTGCAAGGAATGGAACAGATCAGAAGAATAATGAGACCTACAGATGTACCTGACACAggtaacaaaatatttagagTGTCTAATATCTATATAGACTTGATTGATTCTATACAAATTTGCTTGGCTGAGATGGATAGAGATACATGGCATGAGACAAGCAAACGCTCTTATAGATGGAGCTTGTGTGTCTGACACCAAACTAAACAGGCGCAAAATCTGACTAGTGACTTTTAACCGGACACTGCCATCTAAGACCTTATCTCCAAACCATGGGCATCAAGGATGATCTGGAGTGCCGTTGGTGCACGGTGGAGGATGAAATTGCATACCATGTCATTTACTCACATGAGCGCGTCTTAAACTATTGGGCAATCGTCACAGATTACCTAATGATATCAAAGGGCTCAAACCAAAGCATATGATgggcttctcaaaggacatcagCCTTTGTTAAAGTCAAGTGGGACACAAAGAGCCTATCTGAAggcctatgtgctcaacggccGATTAGCCGCCCACAATGTAACTATGAACAATCTATACAAACTTTCATATTCCATATAATAgacttttcataattttacatGTATTTATAGAGATTTTTATCGTAAGTTACTTTTTGTCCCCTTTCTTTGTGACATAATTCAACGAAACATGCTCCACAgcaatgaattttattaaaaataaaaaactacaaCCAATAAACATCCCctactatttatataaaatatatttgtttttcttcttaaGGACTTTTATGCGATCTTCTATGGTCCGATCCGGATAAGGACGTCCAAGGTTGGGGCGAAAACGATCGAGGCGTTTCGTTTACTTTTGGCGCTGACGTAGTAAGCAAATTCCTGAACAGACACGATTTAGATCTGATTTGTCGAGCCCATCAAGTCGTCGAAGACGGTTATGAATTTTTCGCCAAAAGGCAACTAGTCACATTATTTTCAGCTCCTAATTATTGCGGCGAATTCGATAATGCAGGAGGAATGATGAGTGTCGATGAGACTCTTATGTGTTCGTTCCAAGTAAGTAAATGATATTATTCCATCCATgccaatataattttctttaactttttagTAAATGATAATTCTaactattataatatataaacatgTTGTATATGAACATATTGATAGGTATCGAGACAACCAGCTAATGCCTCCATCTATTAAAAGACTATTAATAGCGTCTTGTACGCGTGCGTAACTATATGACACAAATTGAGTCGATTTTACAAAAATCGCCGTTTCGATAATTCTCTGTTGTTTCCAAAAAGACTGCCAAAATCGCTGGATTCACATTTCGAATCACTTGTTCTCTGattaactcaaaatttaaaattgtttaaataaatgtcTAACTTCAGTTTGTAACATCACATAGGTCAGGGTTGaataaagaatattaatttttttaaatataaataaaaattgttgttatgtgtcaattttttaaaaacatgtgtatttcatatatatatattttattgtagatTCTCAAACCATCTGAGAAAAAAGCTAAATACCAGTACCAAGGAATAAATTCTGGCCGTCCGTCGACACCTCAACGAAATCCCCCACCAAATAAGAAGAAGTAGAGTTTAAATacactaataaattatttttactctACATAATTTACCTTCTCCTTTTccatatactattttttttaataatttaatctGTAGATGCATTTGTAAAGATTAATTTCTCAATTGATTGCTCCCACAgtacagaaatagaaaaatggtCTAATGGAGTCAGgaatattgtatattatttaatgtttattataatttatattgtatGACTGATTTTCTTTTCACTTAGCGGACTGAATTGctttgtattatttttgttatttcgtttttttttattttctgttgtCATACAtcagatataaaacaaaactacttcaaaattaattgaaatgtcaaaattgagAATATCTGATGTCTGACAATATTATGTACATAAGTGTTTGCTGTACCAATGATGATGAATTATGACCATGAGGCTTAATCTTAGGGTCAATATTTAATTGAGGATTTTTATATaagatttcttgaaattttaacattatttttgtatccAGTGTGAAAACTGAAGCAATATTTTAATTGGAAGCTTATCAAATTGGTGTGAATAGTgcaataaatcaattaaattcaaGATATCTTGTATATAATCTAACGATTGGagttgcattttttaaaaaaattttgcccTCTATAATTAACAgtattgtataaaatttcatagtttGGTATACCTTAAGGTTGGTATATATGCATTTTGTCAGTTGTTGATCATAACTTTTTGCTTTTCAATCAAATCTCCATTCGATAGTATATTAGAGCTTCAAAAGTTTTAGGCGTCAAGTaggttttttcttttcaatttattatatcacAGGAAATGgtacaaatgaaaaaagtttattgaataaatgatgCTTTAGAAattcttgttaatttttaaaaatgtattttacttaattttcaaattgaaatgatCATTGGGTGAGTACAATTTTGGTTCACCATTTAATGAAGCAATATAAAAGTCTTGTGTATTTAACAATTGAATCGATTAAGGATCGGAACTAGTTACAATATCTTCAGTTTTGAGGAcacacaaaaaatttgtatgttGTGATTAGACTGTCATGTACAATGAGACCCATTTTCTTGTTGTATCACTCTGATACACAGTGCTTACAGCTGATCTATAAATCCCAAACCTTTTCATTAATTCAGAATATGAGATGGCTCTAGCTGCCAGAGATCTTAATATTCTATTTCATACACTTCCAGGTATAATGCTCTCTAGTTCCACAATCTCATACTACAATTCAACGTCTTCAGATATCCATTGAGACAATGTCCTGAAACTTTTAGTATGCATATATAGTTTTTGACTGGGTTAATCCCTTCTACAAATCTATAATTTCCCAGGATTATCCTTGCCTGCCTCAACCCCAGTAGAGTATTCCAGAAACTGGTTTTCCGAAATCAACCTTTTCCAGTTTTCTAACTATTGTTTTGTAGATGATTCCCTAAAAAGGTGAAGGTTCTAGGGTTTATCTACCACTCCAATGTGCTCTGGAACCCATTGGAGGGATTAAAATACATAATCCATCTTATTTTCGGCAGTAACAATAAtggttttataattattttgaaatcattttacTTGTTTCCTTCTTTACTCAATTAGATCGAGGATAGGATCTACTTTATTCatagtaattattattaatttcgttctttaagattaattttttcattgctttACCCGTTGCGAACGTTGGCTGTTCTTATCTTATTTACTGCGTTTCTAAACAGATCAAACAGACACTCGAAATCGATGGCTATGCAACCATGAATGCTGTCTTCTCCCTAGTCCCCTCTTACTATACGCTATTTGTCATGTCTTAGTATGTGGCCAAAATACTCCAATTTCCGTTTTTTTACTGTAAAGACGACTTCCTTCTCTTTCCCTAGTCTCTGCATAACTTCATGTTGGTGATGTGCTCTGTCCAGGATATTTTCATAATACGCCGATGTATCCACATTTCGAAGGATCCAGTATTTTTAAAGTAGCCTCGGTTGTGCTCCAAGCTTCTACGCCAtagaacaaaatagaaaatatgtagCATCTGATTAGtctttattttagttgtaaagAAATATCTTTGCTGGTAAATAGTTTCTTCATGTTATTAAACGCAGCTCGAGCTCTTTCTATTTCCCATTTCGTATTTACTATGGATCCTAGATATGCATACAACACGATCTATGTCTTGACCGTTTATCGTTATTAGACGCACTGGAAGATATTCACTTTTGCTAATAATATGTTTTGTTGTTGATGCTATTTTGCACCTCTTATTGTGTCGTCGGCATATCTAATGTTGATTTTGATGAAATCTGATAGTTCTGCCAGTGCTTTTcctcgtatttttaatattaaattctttctCGTTAAGAAAATAGGGATTTATGTCTCTGGCAAGTAAAAACTTTGGTCTCATTTGTTAAGAACACCCCTAGTTGTTATTACAAGTTGTAAACAACTTAATTAAGCGTTTTATCATTTTAAGAAGGCGTCTGGAAAACCACGGAAAGGTGagttaaaactaataaaaaaccaaTTCTATGGTGGGGTTTCCAAAAAACTTGTCACTCACTTTttggtaaacaattttttccttcaaattCTTATTAGCATGAACATGACAACAGTTTTTgtcaaacaattttatttattaataatataacagCTTCACAAAGCATCGGCAACCTAACTattatataatgtttttatggttat includes:
- the LOC130893550 gene encoding 39S ribosomal protein L23, mitochondrial, producing MSTRWYPLYQKGGPQLRVFLPNFWMKLVRPPHAQPSNVVVFSCSMEMTKYDIKNYMEKIYNIKCADVRTRIHMPKTRREPTQGYVIKDDDIKYAYITLMKGEEFQFPDLFENIENKEHEDHEKALKQAKEGYQEFLNKNKDRQNMPGWFTV
- the LOC130893497 gene encoding serine/threonine-protein phosphatase PP1-beta catalytic subunit; amino-acid sequence: MAEPELNVDSLIQRLLEVRGMRPGKSVHMTESEVRGLCLKSREIFLQQPILLELEAPLKICGDIHGQYTDLLRLFEYGGFPPEANYLFLGDYVDRGKQSLETICLLLAYKIKYPENFFLLRGNHECASINRIYGFYDECKRRFNIKLWKTFTDCFNCLPISAIIDEKIFCCHGGLSPDLQGMEQIRRIMRPTDVPDTGLLCDLLWSDPDKDVQGWGENDRGVSFTFGADVVSKFLNRHDLDLICRAHQVVEDGYEFFAKRQLVTLFSAPNYCGEFDNAGGMMSVDETLMCSFQILKPSEKKAKYQYQGINSGRPSTPQRNPPPNKKK